From a single Solanum dulcamara chromosome 4, daSolDulc1.2, whole genome shotgun sequence genomic region:
- the LOC129886127 gene encoding phospholipase D zeta 1-like isoform X1 produces the protein MSTEKLINAPASAMSSTHSLLYYPEQATIFEELPKATIIGVSRPDASDISPLLLSYTIEVQYKQFKWCLSKKASQVIYLHFALRKRAIIEELHEKQEQVKEWLHHIGIGEQTTVTHDDDEDDAAVPIYNEDSIRNRCVPSRAALSIIRPSLGKQQTITRKAKIAMQEYLNHFLGNLDIVNSREVCKFLEVSKLSFLPEYGPKLKENYVMVKHLSKVPKEEENVGCCICYWSGCCKSKWQKVWAVLKPGYLALLNNPFDAKLLDIIVFDVLPTSNGKGENAVYLAEEIRERNPLQYVFKVSCGNRSIRIRTTSHAKVDDWICAINDAVLKPPEGWCNPHRFGSFAPLRGTNDDATQAQWFIDGKAAFDAIASSIESAKSEIYITGWWLCPELYLRRPFHNYSSSRLDALLETKAKEGIQIYVLLYKEVSIALKINSSYSKRRLLKIHKNVKVLRYPNHFSAGIYLWSHHEKLVIVDNKICYIGGLDLCFGRYDTREHKLADQPPFIWPGKDYYNPRESEPNSWEDAMKDELEREKYPRMPWHDVHCALWGPPCRDVARHFVQRWNHAKRSKAPNEQTIPLLMPQHHMVLPHYMGRSREIEVESKTSELNSKNLNGQDPFPSGSPLEDIPLLLPQEADCDEEVSCTDEKLTDDLHHLYLQSQMKTHQLDNWWETQERVAEVVSTDEIEDVGPRTHCHGQVIRSVSQWSAGTTQTEDSIHKAYCSLIEEAEHFVFIENQFFISGLAGDEIIHNRVADALYRRIRRAHKENKCFRVIIVIPLLPGFQGGLDDIGAATVRALMHWQYRTICKGNTSILHNLNALLGPKTCDYISFYGLRTYGQLSDVGPMFTSQIYVHSKVMIVDDRIALVGSSNINDRSLLGSRDSEICIVIEDKDFIDSTMDGKPWKAGKFAFSLRVSLWAEHLGLRAEETCQIKDPVADSTYKDIWMATAESNATIYQDVFSCIPNDLVHTRSELRQCMNHWKDKLGHTTIDLGVAPDKLEVQDNGQVVVVNTKEKLKSVKGHLVSFPLEFMREEDLRPVFMETEFYTSPQVFH, from the exons ATGTCGACGGAGAAACTGATAAACGCACCGGCGTCAGCAATGTCGTCGACGCATTCGCTCTTATACTACCCCGAACAAGCGACTATCTTCGAGGAATTACCGAAGGCGACTATTATTGGCGTGTCAAGACCAGATGCTAGTGATATAAGCCCTTTGCTTTTGTCATACACAATTGAAGTCCAGTACAAGCAG TTCAAGTGGTGCTTATCGAAGAAGGCCTCACAAGTTATTTATTTACACTTTGCATTGAGGAAACGTGCAATAATTGAGGAACTCCATGAGAAACAAGAGCAG GTTAAAGAATGGCTTCACCACATTGGTATAGGAGAACAAACAACTGTCACACATGACGATGATGAAGATGATGCAGCTGTGCCAATTTACAATGAAGATAGTATTAGAAATAG GTGTGTTCCATCCCGGGCTGCTTTATCAATCATTCGTCCATCATTGGGCAAGCAGCAAACCATCACAAGAAAAGCAAAAATTGCTATGCAAGAATATCTGAATCATTTTTTGGGGAATTTGGACATTGTAAATTCTCGAGAG GTGTGCAAGTTTTTGGAGGTATCCAAGTTATCATTCTTACCAGAATATGGCCCAAAGCTCAAAGAAAATTATGTAATGGTGAAGCATTTGTCGAAAGTTCCCAAAGAAGAGGAGAATGTGGGATGTTGCATATGTTATTGGTCTGGCTGTTGCAAGAGTAAGTGGCAAAAG GTTTGGGCTGTTCTAAAACCTGGTTACTTGGCCTTACTAAACAATCCTTTTGATGCAAAACTACTGGACATTATTGTTTTCGATGTGCTTCCAACTTCTAACGGGAAGGGAGAGAATGCGGTATACTTGGCAGAggaaataagagaaagaaatcctttgcaatatgtatttaag GTTTCTTGTGGGAACCGTAGCATAAGGATTAGAACCACAAGTCATGCCAAAGTCGATGATTGGATATGTGCAATTAATGATGCTGTTCTTAAACCTCCAGAAGGTTGGTGTAACCCTCACCGCTTTGGTTCTTTTGCTCCATTGAGGGGGACAAATGATGATGCCACTCAAGCTCAGTGGTTTATAGATGGGAAAGCAGCATTTGACGCAATTGCTTCTTCAATAGAAAGTGCAAAATCTGAG ATCTATATAACTGGATGGTGGCTTTGCCCAGAGCTGTACTTGAGACGTCCATTTCACAACTATAGTTCCTCTAGACTTGATGCATTACTTGAGACTAAAGCCAAAGAAGGGATCCAG ATTTATGTTCTTCTCTACAAGGAGGTTTCAATTGCTTTAAAGATTAACAGTTCATACAGCAAAAGAAGGCTTctcaaaattcacaaaaatGTTAAAGTCTTGCGATATCCAAACCATTTCTCCGCTGGGATCTACTTGTG GTCGCACCATGAAAAGCTTGTCATTGTGGACAACAAGATTTGTTACATTGGAGGTTTAGATTTATGTTTTGGCCGATATGACACAAGAGAGCACAAGTTGGCTGATCAGCCGCCTTTTATTTGGCCTGGGAAGGACTACTATAACCCAAG AGAGTCCGAGCCAAATTCTTGGGAAGATGCCATGAAAGATGAACTAGAGCGGGAGAAATATCCCCGAATGCCATGGCATGATGTCCACTGTGCTCTTTGGGGACCACCTTGCCGAGATGTTGCCAGACACTTCGTTCAACGCTGGAATCATGCTAAG AGAAGCAAAGCTCCAAATGAACAGACTATACCACTGCTTATGCCACAGCATCATATGGTTCTTCCACACTACATGGGCAGAAGCAGAGAAATTGAGGTTGAAAGTAAGACATCTGAGCTGAACTCAAAAAATCTAAATGGACAAGATCCATTTCCATCTGGGTCACCACTGGAAGACATCCCGTTACTTTTACCCCAGGAAGCTGATTGTGATGAGGAGGTTTCCTGTACGGACGAGAAGTTGACTG ATGATCTTCATCACCTATATCTCCAAAGCCAAATGAAAACTCACCAACTAGATAATTGGTGGGAGACACAAGAGCGAGTAGCAGAAGTGGTTTCAACTGATGAAATAGAAGATGTTGGTCCTCGGACCCATTGTCACGGTCAG GTCATTAGAAGTGTCAGCCAGTGGTCTGCTGGAACAACTCAAACTGAAGACAGCATTCACAAAGCTTATTGTTCTCTTATTGAGGAAGCAGAACATTTTGTGTTCATTGAG AATCAATTTTTCATCTCGGGTCTTGCTGGAGATGAAATTATACACAATCGTGTAGCTGATGCTTTATACAGACGTATAAGGCGAGCACACAAAGAAAATAAGTGTTTCAGGGTTATAATAGTTATCCCACTATTACCTGGTTTTCAG GGAGGCCTGGATGACATTGGGGCAGCAACTGTGAGAGCCTTAATGCATTGGCAATATCGGACTATTTGCAAGGGCAACACTTCAATACTGCACAATCTTAATGCTCTATTGGGTCCAAAAACTTGTGATTACATATCTTTTTATGGCCTCAGGACATATGGCCAGCTTTCTGATGTTGGCCCCATGTTCACGAGTCAG ATCTATGTACACAGTAAAGTGATGATAGTGGATGACCGTATAGCGTTGGTTGGATCATCTAATATAAATGACAGAAGTTTGCTTGGATCTCGCGACTCTGAG ATTTGTATAGTCATTGAAGATAAAGATTTCATTGATTCAACCATGGACGGAAAACCTTGGAAGGCTGGAAAGTTTGCTTTTAGCCTTCGGGTTTCTTTGTGGGCAGAGCACCTTGGTTTACGTGCTGAAGAG ACTTGTCAAATCAAAGATCCCGTGGCTGACTCTACTTACAAAGATATATGGATGGCAACTGCAGAG TCAAATGCCACAATTTACCAAGATGTATTCTCTTGCATCCCAAATGATCTTGTTCACACAAG ATCTGAACTTCGACAATGTATGAACCATTGGAAAGATAAGCTTGGGCACACTACTATTGATCTAGGTGTAGCTCCCGATAAACTTGAAGTTCAAGATAATGGGCAAGTAGTTGTAGTGAATACGAAGGAGAAGTTAAAGTCAGTCAAAGGACATCTTGTTTCTTTTCCGTTGGAGTTCATGCGTGAAGAAGATTTGAGACCGGTGTTTATGGAGACCGAGTTTTATACTTCTCCTCAAGTGTTCCATTAA
- the LOC129884651 gene encoding deoxyuridine 5'-triphosphate nucleotidohydrolase codes for MAENQINSPEIIEPSPKIQKLDHPENGNVDEVPFFRVKKLSESAVLPSRASPLSAGYDLSSAAETKVPARGKALVPTDLSIAVPQGTYARIAPRSGLAWKYSIDVGAGVVDADYRGPVGVVLFNHSEVDFEVKAGDRIAQLIVQKIVTPEVEEVDDLDSTVRSSRGFGSTGV; via the exons ATGGCAGAAAATCAAATCAACTCTCCTGAGATCATTGAGCCTTCTCCCAAGATTCAGAAACTGGACCACCCCGAAAATGGCAATGTCGATGAAGTCCCCTTTTTCCGAGTGAAGAAGCTCTCTGAAAGCGCCGTTTTGCCCTCCAGAGCCTCTCCTCTTTCTGCTGGTTACGATCTATCCAG TGCTGCAGAGACTAAAGTGCCCGCCAGAGGCAAAGCTCTAGTACCCACGGATCTCAGCATTGCTGTTCCTCAAGGAACTTATGCTCGTATTG CGCCTCGATCTGGTCTGGCATGGAAGTATTCTATTGATGTTGGAGCTGGAGTAGTAGATGCTGATTATAGAGGGCCAGTTGGGGTAGTATTGTTCAACCACTCCGAAGTTGATTTTGAAGTTAAGGCTGGGGACAGGATAGCTCAGCTTATTGTTCAGAAAATTGTGACACCAGAGGTTGAGGAGGTTGATGATCTTGACTCAACTGTAAGAAGCTCTCGTGGCTTTGGATCCACCGGAGTGTAA
- the LOC129884652 gene encoding F-box protein PP2-B15-like has protein sequence MVASGDALYDLPEDCISTIICLTSPPDALKLSLVSSIFRSVAELDCVWDAFLPSDWQHIATKSVTPLKFSSKRHLFFCLCNSILIDGGKKSFALDKSTGKKSYVMSAKELSILYGDEPAHWNWKTIPESRFAEVAELKTICRLEIQGKMKTGELSPNTTYGAYLLMKISDRSFGLDSIPSEVSISVGDQESVSSTAYLRHPRSKKKEQLESLFYRNRMETLKARVNKGEEKMAREREDGWLEIEFGEFFNGGNGDEEITMKLMEVKGYHIKGGLIIEGIQLRPKH, from the exons ATGGTGGCATCAGGGGATGCCTTGTATGATCTGCCAGAAGATTGCATTAGTACCATAATATGTCTCACTTCTCCTCCTGATGCACTAAAATTGTCACtggtttcttcaattttccggTCAGTGGCAGAGTTGGATTGTGTTTGGGATGCTTTCTTGCCTTCTGATTGGCAACATATTGCTACAAAATCAGTCACCCCTTTGaagttttcttcaaaaagacACCTTTTTTTCTGCCTATGCAATTCCATTCTAATAGACGGTGGCAAAAAG AGTTTTGCTTTGGACAAATCAACAGGGAAAAAGTCGTATGTGATGTCTGCAAAAGAGCTCTCTATTTTATATGGAGACGAACCAGCTCATTGGAACTGGAAAACTATACCAGAATCAAG GTTTGCAGAGGTAGCTGAACTGAAAACAATATGCAGACTAGAAATACAGGGGAAGATGAAAACAGGGGAGCTATCTCCAAACACAACATACGGAGCTTATCTACTCATGAAGATTTCGGATCGATCATTCGGGTTGGATTCAATTCCTTCGGAGGTTAGTATTTCAGTTGGGGATCAAGAATCCGTCAGCAGTACTGCTTATCTACGCCATCCAAGGAGCAAGAAGAAAGAGCAGTTGGAGTCTCTGTTTTACAGGAACAGAATGGAAACGTTGAAAGCAAGAGTGAACAAAGGGGAGGAAAAAATGGCTCGTGAAAGAGAGGATggatggttggaaatagagtttgGGGAGTTTTTTAATGGAGGAAATGGTGATGAAGAGATCacaatgaagttgatggaggtgAAGGGCTATCATATTAAGGGTGGGCTTATCATTGAAGGCATTCAATTAAGGCCTAAACACTAG
- the LOC129884653 gene encoding F-box protein PP2-B15-like, producing MAGAEQFNRLPEDCISSILSLTSPKDTISVSLVSSFLRSVASADFVWQTFLPSDYNRIIDKSVISLNYSSKKELFVRLCNSILLDGGNKSFALEKSSGKKSYIISAEELSLLYGEEPDHWAWKSVPESRFSKVAELKVICKLEVKAKLRTSMLSTNTNYGIYFILKISNRAFGLSSLPVEISVEIGNRKEVHTATLDHRNGETELPEEKQRNQRVPCRREDGWLEIELGELFNGGDEDEEVTVCLKEVKGCHVKGGLVIEGIEVRPK from the exons ATGGCAGGGGCAGAGCAATTCAATCGATTACCAGAAGATTGCATTTCTTCAATTCTATCTCTTACTTCACCTAAGGATACAATTAGCGTCTCTCTGGTTTCTTCCTTTCTCCGATCAGTGGCATCAGCTGATTTTGTCTGGCAAACATTCCTGCCTTCCGATTATAACCGAATTATTGACAAATCTGTCATATCATTGAATTATTCTTCCAAAAAAGAGCTTTTTGTTCGTCTCTGTAACTCGATTCTCCTTGATGGTGGTAACAAG AGCTTTGCGTTAGAGAAGTCAAGTGGgaaaaaatcatatataatctCAGCTGAAGAACTGTCCCTTTTATATGGGGAAGAACCAGATCACTGGGCCTGGAAATCTGTGCCAGAATCAAG GTTCTCAAAAGTGGCTGAACTGAAAgtgatatgcaaattagaagtAAAAGCAAAGCTAAGGACAAGTATGCTTTCTACAAACACGAATTATGGAATTTATTTCATACTGAAAATCTCGAATCGTGCATTTGGTCTGAGTTCATTGCCAGTAGAGATTAGTGTAGAAATTGGCAATCGGAAAGAAGTTCACACAGCGACTCTGGACCACCGGAACGGTGAAACAGAGCTGCCGGAAGAAAAACAGAGGAATCAAAGAGTGCCGTGTAGAAGGGAAGATGGATGGCTAGAGATTGAACTAGGAGAATTATTCAACGGTGGAGATGAAGATGAGGAAGTTACTGTGTGTTTAAAGGAGGTGAAGGGATGTCATGTAAAGGGTGGACTTGTCATTGAAGGCATTGAAGTTAGGCCTAAATAA
- the LOC129884654 gene encoding F-box protein PP2-B15-like, with translation MMGDENEMKLDLLPEDCMVQILSFTSPHDACQLSLVSTMVRDAALSDLLWDKFLPSDYREIIARLVLPIAFASKKELFLKLFKPLLIDRGSKSLSIDRTSKKCYMLSSRELSITWSTNPLYWCWKPLLHSRFPECVELVMVCWLEIKGNINTRMLSPRTTYGAYLIVNLAGRAFGLDSLPSEVSVKVGDHESKGIVYLRRNYDNNRKRELEMVLMRHRVETLRSRVDRGSQEHVLCERDDGWLEIELGEFYCDGVNDKEVTMCLREVKGEHLKGGLIVEGIELRPK, from the exons ATGATGGGAGATGAAAATGAGATGAAACTGGACCTCTTGCCAGAAGATTGTATGGTTCAAATCCTCTCATTCACGTCTCCTCATGATGCTTGTCAATTGTCTTTGGTCTCGACTATGGTTCGTGATGCAGCCTTATCGGACTTGTTATGGGACAAATTCTTGCCCTCCGATTATCGAGAAATCATCGCAAGATTAGTATTGCCAATTGCTTTTGCATCAAAGAAAGAGTTGTTTCTCAAGCTCTTTAAACCTCTTCTCATTGATCGTGGTAGCAAG AGCCTTTCAATTGACAGGACAAGTAAAAAGTGTTATATGTTGAGTTCAAGGGAGCTATCAATTACTTGGTCCACCAATCCCCTCTACTGGTGCTGGAAACCCCTCCTTCACTCAAG ATTTCCGGAATGTGTGGAGCTTGTTATGGTATGTTGGCTAGAAATCAAAGGAAATATAAACACTCGAATGTTGTCTCCCCGCACAACATACGGAGCTTACCTCATTGTCAACCTCGCTGGTCGTGCTTTCGGCTTAGACTCCTTGCCATCCGAGGTATCTGTCAAGGTAGGTGACCACGAATCGAAAGGAATCGTATATCTACGACGTAACTATGACAACAATAGGAAACGAGAATTGGAAATGGTACTAATGAGACACAGGGTCGAGACATTGAGATCAAGAGTTGATAGAGGAAGCCAAGAGCATGTTTTATGTGAAAGAGATGATGGATGGTTAGAGATTGAATTGGGTGAATTTTATTGTGATGGAGTCAATGATAAAGAAGTTACAATGTGCCTTAGAGAAGTTAAAGGTGAGCACCTCAAAGGAGGCCTTATTGTTGAGGGCATTGAGCTTAGACCCAAGTAA
- the LOC129886125 gene encoding probable protein phosphatase 2C 34, with translation MGHFSSMFNGLARSFSLKKRKNSSGNGKYDGREAVEVMAKEAKRNDLILRSSGTVNVDGFKNFASLFSRRGEKGVNQDCFIVWEEFGCQEDMTFCGIFDGHGPWGHFVSKKVRESIVSSLLCIWQESLAEASADPDLDKKLQRFNIWKDSFLKACATVDQELEHHPKIDTFYSGTTALTIVRQGEVLFIANVGDSRAVLATTCDDGNLVPVQLTVDFKPNLPQETERILQCNGRVFCLDDESGVHRLWLPDEESPGLAMSRAFGDYCVKDFGLISVPDVTQRHITSKDQFVVLATDGVWDVISNEEAVEIVSETPDRAKAAKHLVQRAVCAWKRKRRGIAVDDISAVVLFFHSKHFCQHIYPVTTPK, from the exons ATGGGGCATTTTTCTTCAATGTTCAATGGATTAGCAAGGTctttttccttgaagaaaagaaagaatagtTCTGGGAATGGGAAATATGAtggtagagaggctgttgaagTTATGGCTAAAGAAGCCAAGAGAAATGACTTGATATTAAGGTCTTCAGGCACTGTAAATGTTGATGGTTTTAAGAATTTTGCTTCATTATTCTCCAGGAGGGGTGAAAAAGGGGTAAATCAAGATTGCTTCATTGTTTGGGAG GAATTCGGATGCCAAGAAGACATGACATTCTGTGGTATATTTGATGGTCATGGTCCTTGGGGTCATTTTGTGTCAAAGAAGGTTCGAGAATCGATAGTATCATCGTTGCTTTGCATTTGGCAGGAGAGTCTAGCTGAGGCTTCAGCTGATCCAGATTTGGATAAAAAGCTTCAAAGGTTTAACATATGGAAGGATTCCTTCTTAAAGGCATGTGCAACTGTGGATCAGGAGCTGGAACACCATCCCAAAATTGATACATTTTACAGTGGAACCACGGCTTTGACAATAGTCAGACAG GGTGAGGTTTTATTTATAGCAAATGTTGGGGACTCACGTGCTGTATTGGCTACCACTTGCGATGATGGCAACTTGGTACCAGTTCAGCTCACTGTTGATTTCAAGCCTAATCTACCTC AGGAAACTGAGAGAATACTGCAGTGTAATGGTCGTGTATTTTGCTTAGATGATGAATCTGGGGTGCACCGATTATGGCTGCCCGATGAAGAATCTCCTGGATTGGCGATGTCTAGAGCCTTCGGGGACTATTGCGTGAAAGATTTTGGTCTAATTTCAGTGCCTGATGTGACTCAAAGGCATATCACAAGCAAAGACCAATTTGTTGTTCTGGCAACAGATGGG GTATGGGATGTTATATCTAACGAAGAGGCTGTAGAAATTGTATCCGAAACTCCAGATAGGGCAAAAGCAGCCAAACATCTTGTTCAACGCGCTGTCTGTGCTTGGAAACGTAAGAGGAGAGGGATAGCTGTAGATGATATTTCAGCAGTTgtacttttctttcattctaAGCATTTCTGTCAGCATATTTATCCTGTAACTACACCAAAATAA
- the LOC129886127 gene encoding phospholipase D zeta 1-like isoform X2 gives MSTEKLINAPASAMSSTHSLLYYPEQATIFEELPKATIIGVSRPDASDISPLLLSYTIEVQYKQFKWCLSKKASQVIYLHFALRKRAIIEELHEKQEQVKEWLHHIGIGEQTTVTHDDDEDDAAVPIYNEDSIRNRCVPSRAALSIIRPSLGKQQTITRKAKIAMQEYLNHFLGNLDIVNSREVCKFLEVSKLSFLPEYGPKLKENYVMVKHLSKVPKEEENVGCCICYWSGCCKSKWQKVWAVLKPGYLALLNNPFDAKLLDIIVFDVLPTSNGKGENAVYLAEEIRERNPLQYVFKVSCGNRSIRIRTTSHAKVDDWICAINDAVLKPPEGWCNPHRFGSFAPLRGTNDDATQAQWFIDGKAAFDAIASSIESAKSEIYITGWWLCPELYLRRPFHNYSSSRLDALLETKAKEGIQIYVLLYKEVSIALKINSSYSKRRLLKIHKNVKVLRYPNHFSAGIYLWSHHEKLVIVDNKICYIGGLDLCFGRYDTREHKLADQPPFIWPGKDYYNPRESEPNSWEDAMKDELEREKYPRMPWHDVHCALWGPPCRDVARHFVQRWNHAKRSKAPNEQTIPLLMPQHHMVLPHYMGRSREIEVESKTSELNSKNLNGQDPFPSGSPLEDIPLLLPQEADCDEEVSCTDEKLTDDLHHLYLQSQMKTHQLDNWWETQERVAEVVSTDEIEDVGPRTHCHGQVIRSVSQWSAGTTQTEDSIHKAYCSLIEEAEHFVFIENQFFISGLAGDEIIHNRVADALYRRIRRAHKENKCFRVIIVIPLLPGFQGGLDDIGAATVRALMHWQYRTICKGNTSILHNLNALLGPKTCDYISFYGLRTYGQLSDVGPMFTSQ, from the exons ATGTCGACGGAGAAACTGATAAACGCACCGGCGTCAGCAATGTCGTCGACGCATTCGCTCTTATACTACCCCGAACAAGCGACTATCTTCGAGGAATTACCGAAGGCGACTATTATTGGCGTGTCAAGACCAGATGCTAGTGATATAAGCCCTTTGCTTTTGTCATACACAATTGAAGTCCAGTACAAGCAG TTCAAGTGGTGCTTATCGAAGAAGGCCTCACAAGTTATTTATTTACACTTTGCATTGAGGAAACGTGCAATAATTGAGGAACTCCATGAGAAACAAGAGCAG GTTAAAGAATGGCTTCACCACATTGGTATAGGAGAACAAACAACTGTCACACATGACGATGATGAAGATGATGCAGCTGTGCCAATTTACAATGAAGATAGTATTAGAAATAG GTGTGTTCCATCCCGGGCTGCTTTATCAATCATTCGTCCATCATTGGGCAAGCAGCAAACCATCACAAGAAAAGCAAAAATTGCTATGCAAGAATATCTGAATCATTTTTTGGGGAATTTGGACATTGTAAATTCTCGAGAG GTGTGCAAGTTTTTGGAGGTATCCAAGTTATCATTCTTACCAGAATATGGCCCAAAGCTCAAAGAAAATTATGTAATGGTGAAGCATTTGTCGAAAGTTCCCAAAGAAGAGGAGAATGTGGGATGTTGCATATGTTATTGGTCTGGCTGTTGCAAGAGTAAGTGGCAAAAG GTTTGGGCTGTTCTAAAACCTGGTTACTTGGCCTTACTAAACAATCCTTTTGATGCAAAACTACTGGACATTATTGTTTTCGATGTGCTTCCAACTTCTAACGGGAAGGGAGAGAATGCGGTATACTTGGCAGAggaaataagagaaagaaatcctttgcaatatgtatttaag GTTTCTTGTGGGAACCGTAGCATAAGGATTAGAACCACAAGTCATGCCAAAGTCGATGATTGGATATGTGCAATTAATGATGCTGTTCTTAAACCTCCAGAAGGTTGGTGTAACCCTCACCGCTTTGGTTCTTTTGCTCCATTGAGGGGGACAAATGATGATGCCACTCAAGCTCAGTGGTTTATAGATGGGAAAGCAGCATTTGACGCAATTGCTTCTTCAATAGAAAGTGCAAAATCTGAG ATCTATATAACTGGATGGTGGCTTTGCCCAGAGCTGTACTTGAGACGTCCATTTCACAACTATAGTTCCTCTAGACTTGATGCATTACTTGAGACTAAAGCCAAAGAAGGGATCCAG ATTTATGTTCTTCTCTACAAGGAGGTTTCAATTGCTTTAAAGATTAACAGTTCATACAGCAAAAGAAGGCTTctcaaaattcacaaaaatGTTAAAGTCTTGCGATATCCAAACCATTTCTCCGCTGGGATCTACTTGTG GTCGCACCATGAAAAGCTTGTCATTGTGGACAACAAGATTTGTTACATTGGAGGTTTAGATTTATGTTTTGGCCGATATGACACAAGAGAGCACAAGTTGGCTGATCAGCCGCCTTTTATTTGGCCTGGGAAGGACTACTATAACCCAAG AGAGTCCGAGCCAAATTCTTGGGAAGATGCCATGAAAGATGAACTAGAGCGGGAGAAATATCCCCGAATGCCATGGCATGATGTCCACTGTGCTCTTTGGGGACCACCTTGCCGAGATGTTGCCAGACACTTCGTTCAACGCTGGAATCATGCTAAG AGAAGCAAAGCTCCAAATGAACAGACTATACCACTGCTTATGCCACAGCATCATATGGTTCTTCCACACTACATGGGCAGAAGCAGAGAAATTGAGGTTGAAAGTAAGACATCTGAGCTGAACTCAAAAAATCTAAATGGACAAGATCCATTTCCATCTGGGTCACCACTGGAAGACATCCCGTTACTTTTACCCCAGGAAGCTGATTGTGATGAGGAGGTTTCCTGTACGGACGAGAAGTTGACTG ATGATCTTCATCACCTATATCTCCAAAGCCAAATGAAAACTCACCAACTAGATAATTGGTGGGAGACACAAGAGCGAGTAGCAGAAGTGGTTTCAACTGATGAAATAGAAGATGTTGGTCCTCGGACCCATTGTCACGGTCAG GTCATTAGAAGTGTCAGCCAGTGGTCTGCTGGAACAACTCAAACTGAAGACAGCATTCACAAAGCTTATTGTTCTCTTATTGAGGAAGCAGAACATTTTGTGTTCATTGAG AATCAATTTTTCATCTCGGGTCTTGCTGGAGATGAAATTATACACAATCGTGTAGCTGATGCTTTATACAGACGTATAAGGCGAGCACACAAAGAAAATAAGTGTTTCAGGGTTATAATAGTTATCCCACTATTACCTGGTTTTCAG GGAGGCCTGGATGACATTGGGGCAGCAACTGTGAGAGCCTTAATGCATTGGCAATATCGGACTATTTGCAAGGGCAACACTTCAATACTGCACAATCTTAATGCTCTATTGGGTCCAAAAACTTGTGATTACATATCTTTTTATGGCCTCAGGACATATGGCCAGCTTTCTGATGTTGGCCCCATGTTCACGAGTCAG TAA